From one Bacillus sp. FJAT-42376 genomic stretch:
- a CDS encoding NDP-sugar synthase → MKAVIMAGGMGTRLQPLTSSLPKPMVPLLNRPVLEYVIKHLKDNGIKEIIMALCWKSDVIERYFENGSRFGVRISYIMEKSPLGTAGCLKRAAPFLNDTFLVVSGDTICNFNVKDGLISHTRSSCKGTVFAVRKSQTGEYGSIIADKTGRVLRFMEKPYKTEVYSEFINAGMYIFEPSVLERIPEGVPQDISKDILPMMLAEGIHMHEADGYWSDIGTHSEYRTAQFDLLNGVEGLTPQWMADGKRKNDSVYIEKGGVSEYGAVCIGPVLIGEGAVVEKGCQIGPYVILGEGTRVREGSSIQHTICWSRQKIHPGTKITGSVLANSCEIKGSSELKNGSVLGERVVLEGGNVVKEHVMIWPKHIIAKGAQIDDTFTGRYFNSSVFTIKGRVDLSLAEGGPVKAAKLAQALTAAYGKNRGVIAGNDGTALSGLFMNLFTESLRSFGCHIYFEEDPIPPSALRNGCHTLRRLGVYAVSVNESCTLLFFDSTGQILSAEMEKSIELHYSKATPVKNNVAGTKTRIAGLAKELESVFMMTGSPVYPPEYGLEMDPLSFRFYRDLLEGSCLLTVLSPAAKQHFRGLKLIFFLDEQKQTLSLKGEHGNLPLNSAILHELFQQDLKWPEAETPIHLLAALIEGMRDNQCVKTKLDLYSKAACQHVSCKTGQENQVLSRLISEEDLERVRLSDGVNILHGEDSWTRITAVQNDAGLTVITMNSRPEEALKTNEVYTNKIKHFQK, encoded by the coding sequence ATGAAAGCAGTTATCATGGCAGGCGGGATGGGAACACGTCTACAGCCCCTTACGTCCAGTTTGCCTAAGCCCATGGTCCCTCTGCTCAACAGGCCTGTTCTGGAATATGTAATTAAGCACTTGAAGGATAATGGAATTAAAGAGATCATTATGGCTCTTTGCTGGAAAAGTGATGTCATAGAACGATATTTTGAGAACGGATCGCGTTTTGGAGTCCGCATTTCATATATAATGGAAAAAAGTCCGCTCGGCACTGCGGGCTGTCTGAAAAGGGCTGCCCCATTTCTGAACGACACGTTTTTAGTGGTGAGCGGGGATACGATATGTAACTTTAATGTAAAGGATGGTCTCATTTCACATACCCGCTCAAGCTGTAAGGGGACTGTTTTTGCCGTGAGGAAAAGTCAGACAGGAGAATATGGGAGCATCATTGCAGATAAAACGGGCAGGGTTCTCCGCTTTATGGAAAAGCCATATAAAACAGAAGTTTACAGTGAATTTATTAATGCGGGGATGTATATCTTTGAACCCAGTGTTCTTGAGCGCATTCCAGAGGGCGTCCCACAGGATATCAGTAAGGATATTCTGCCAATGATGCTCGCTGAAGGAATCCATATGCATGAAGCCGATGGTTATTGGTCGGATATAGGGACTCATTCAGAATACAGGACAGCACAGTTCGATTTGCTGAATGGTGTAGAAGGTCTTACTCCGCAGTGGATGGCTGATGGGAAACGTAAAAATGATAGCGTTTACATAGAGAAGGGCGGAGTTTCTGAGTATGGTGCTGTATGTATAGGTCCTGTCCTGATCGGGGAGGGGGCTGTTGTTGAGAAGGGCTGTCAGATTGGCCCCTATGTGATTTTAGGAGAGGGTACTCGTGTGAGAGAGGGTTCTTCTATACAGCATACAATTTGCTGGAGCCGTCAGAAGATTCATCCCGGTACAAAGATAACGGGGTCAGTACTGGCAAACAGCTGCGAGATTAAAGGTTCCAGTGAATTGAAAAACGGTTCAGTTCTAGGGGAGCGTGTCGTTCTCGAAGGGGGGAATGTGGTGAAAGAGCATGTGATGATCTGGCCGAAGCACATTATTGCAAAGGGGGCACAGATCGATGATACGTTTACCGGGAGATATTTTAACAGCAGTGTATTCACAATTAAAGGAAGGGTGGATTTATCCCTTGCGGAAGGCGGCCCGGTAAAAGCCGCTAAGCTTGCCCAGGCCCTTACAGCCGCATATGGGAAAAACCGCGGGGTTATTGCCGGCAATGACGGGACCGCTTTATCCGGTTTATTCATGAACCTTTTCACTGAATCTTTAAGGTCGTTTGGGTGCCACATCTACTTTGAAGAGGATCCCATTCCCCCTTCAGCTCTGAGGAATGGCTGTCATACACTGCGGCGTTTGGGGGTATATGCTGTTTCCGTCAATGAGAGCTGCACACTGCTTTTTTTTGACAGCACAGGCCAAATTCTTTCAGCTGAAATGGAAAAATCAATAGAACTGCATTATTCCAAAGCAACGCCCGTAAAAAATAACGTGGCAGGAACGAAAACGAGGATAGCCGGACTGGCAAAAGAACTTGAGTCCGTCTTCATGATGACTGGTTCACCGGTGTATCCTCCTGAGTATGGACTTGAAATGGATCCATTATCATTCCGTTTTTACCGTGATTTACTGGAGGGCTCCTGCTTATTAACGGTCTTATCTCCTGCAGCCAAGCAGCATTTCAGAGGACTGAAATTAATATTCTTTCTCGATGAACAAAAGCAAACTCTTAGTCTGAAGGGGGAGCATGGGAATCTCCCGCTTAATTCTGCTATCCTTCATGAACTGTTTCAGCAAGATCTTAAATGGCCGGAAGCTGAAACCCCTATCCATCTGCTTGCTGCTCTTATAGAGGGAATGAGGGACAATCAATGCGTTAAAACCAAGCTTGATTTATATTCAAAAGCTGCATGCCAACATGTCTCGTGTAAGACGGGTCAGGAAAACCAGGTGCTGAGCCGCTTGATATCGGAGGAGGATTTAGAGCGGGTCCGTTTGTCAGATGGCGTCAATATTCTTCATGGAGAAGACAGCTGGACACGGATAACGGCTGTCCAGAATGATGCAGGATTAACAGTCATTACGATGAATTCAAGGCCAGAAGAAGCATTAAAGACAAACGAAGTATATACCAATAAAATAAAACACTTTCAAAAATGA
- the pstB gene encoding phosphate ABC transporter ATP-binding protein PstB, producing the protein MVREHTPDLNEGTFEMNGAIVYKTENLDLWYGKNHALKNINLDVFENEVTAIIGPSGCGKSTYIKTLNRMVELVPIVKTSGRIMYRGENIFDKSFRAEELKTRVGMVFQKPYPFPKSIYDNVAYGPRIHGIRDKKVLDQIVEQSLKSAAIWDEVKDRLKENAYGLSGGQQQRLCIARCLAIEPDVILMDEPTSALDPISTLKVEELIQELKQNYSIIIVTHNMQQAARISDRTAFFLNGEVVEYSKTNKLFSAPSDKRTEDYITGRFG; encoded by the coding sequence ATGGTTAGAGAACACACGCCTGATTTGAATGAAGGGACATTTGAAATGAATGGCGCGATTGTGTATAAAACGGAGAATCTGGATCTGTGGTATGGAAAAAACCATGCTTTGAAAAATATCAATCTTGATGTGTTTGAAAATGAGGTTACAGCGATTATCGGGCCTTCCGGCTGCGGTAAATCAACTTATATTAAAACGCTAAACCGTATGGTTGAACTTGTCCCGATCGTTAAAACCTCCGGCAGGATTATGTACCGGGGAGAAAATATTTTTGATAAATCCTTCCGGGCAGAAGAACTGAAAACACGCGTAGGCATGGTTTTTCAAAAGCCTTATCCATTTCCTAAATCCATCTATGATAATGTAGCATACGGTCCAAGGATTCACGGAATCCGGGATAAAAAAGTGCTGGACCAAATTGTTGAACAAAGCTTAAAAAGCGCAGCCATTTGGGATGAAGTGAAAGACCGTTTGAAGGAGAACGCATACGGGCTGTCTGGGGGCCAGCAGCAGCGGCTTTGTATTGCAAGATGCCTTGCTATTGAACCGGATGTTATCCTTATGGATGAGCCTACTTCTGCTCTGGATCCGATTTCTACCCTTAAGGTAGAAGAGCTTATTCAGGAGTTGAAACAAAACTACAGCATCATTATTGTGACCCACAATATGCAGCAGGCGGCACGGATATCTGATCGTACAGCTTTCTTTTTAAACGGTGAAGTCGTTGAATATTCAAAAACGAATAAACTTTTCTCTGCTCCCTCCGATAAACGAACAGAGGATTATATTACCGGCCGATTCGGCTAA
- a CDS encoding glycosyltransferase family 4 protein, whose translation MKPNTDFPSVLLFSSEYPPHIWGGLGTHVRHLAEELSRKNIKGLLFTMPSDLPEAEFEGNHSFTIVRPGKSTETHENVYEWIMNMNYMWIQSLNILQPPFDLIHAHDWMTAGAAIFAKNMYNKPLIATIHSLECGRKKELRTASEKRIHETEMKLIRSADHLIACSRFMKNELILAGAEESKISVIPNGAAPFEAQESNPPLLHPYVFTMGRFVPEKGFEELIHAFAEVKAAYSSLKLVIAGEGPGKKTYDLLTENLGIQEDVIFPGFIKGELLNNYIQYASLACIPSHYEPFGLAALELMSAGKPLIGSGAGGLSELISHNRTGIVCESSRIDCLYKSMMDLLDDPQKARMLGENAKKESGKYSWSKMAHHTLSVYKIALQQM comes from the coding sequence ATGAAGCCAAACACTGATTTCCCTTCCGTCCTTCTTTTTTCATCCGAATACCCGCCTCATATATGGGGCGGACTTGGTACGCATGTTCGTCATTTAGCGGAAGAATTATCCCGAAAGAACATAAAAGGGCTTCTTTTTACCATGCCCTCTGATTTGCCGGAAGCGGAATTTGAAGGGAATCATTCCTTCACCATCGTTCGCCCTGGAAAGAGCACGGAAACGCATGAAAACGTGTATGAGTGGATCATGAACATGAACTACATGTGGATTCAGTCATTGAATATCCTTCAACCCCCTTTTGACCTTATTCATGCTCATGACTGGATGACTGCCGGAGCAGCTATTTTCGCCAAAAATATGTACAATAAACCGCTCATTGCAACCATTCATTCCCTGGAGTGCGGCAGGAAAAAAGAATTAAGAACAGCTTCTGAAAAACGTATTCACGAAACAGAAATGAAGTTAATCAGGTCTGCCGATCACTTGATTGCCTGCAGCCGTTTTATGAAAAATGAACTTATCCTTGCAGGGGCAGAAGAGAGCAAAATATCCGTTATACCAAACGGTGCCGCACCATTTGAAGCACAGGAATCCAATCCGCCCTTGCTGCATCCGTATGTGTTTACAATGGGTCGTTTTGTACCTGAGAAAGGCTTTGAGGAGTTAATACATGCATTTGCAGAAGTAAAGGCCGCTTACTCTTCATTAAAGCTGGTTATAGCCGGGGAAGGGCCCGGCAAAAAAACGTATGACTTGCTTACGGAAAACTTAGGAATTCAAGAAGACGTCATTTTTCCCGGATTTATTAAGGGGGAGCTTCTGAATAACTATATACAATATGCTTCTCTTGCTTGTATACCAAGCCATTATGAACCTTTTGGACTTGCCGCGCTGGAACTCATGTCAGCTGGGAAACCGCTGATTGGATCCGGCGCAGGAGGGCTTTCAGAGCTGATTAGTCACAATCGGACAGGAATTGTCTGCGAGAGCAGCCGGATTGATTGCCTATACAAATCCATGATGGACTTATTGGATGATCCTCAGAAAGCCCGTATGCTGGGGGAAAACGCGAAAAAAGAGTCTGGTAAATACAGCTGGTCCAAAATGGCACACCATACCTTAAGCGTTTATAAAATTGCGCTGCAGCAAATGTGA
- the phoU gene encoding phosphate signaling complex protein PhoU, whose protein sequence is MAVRGKFDFDMNTLREKLMEMGRLTEIALEKSIDALENQNIELALEIMEEDEAVDNLDEEINDLSILLIAKQQPVATDLRRIMVAIKISNEMERMADFAVNIAKSAIRIGDDPLIKPIETVKQMHSIASKMLSLSIKAFNEEDIVLAKEVADMDDEVDNLYGQTIRELLEITQDSRESMPQITQLLFVSRYLERFADHATNISENIFYLVKGRHYDLNN, encoded by the coding sequence ATGGCGGTTAGGGGAAAATTTGATTTTGACATGAATACACTTAGGGAAAAGTTAATGGAAATGGGAAGGTTAACAGAGATTGCTTTAGAGAAATCAATCGACGCTCTTGAGAATCAGAACATCGAATTGGCACTGGAAATTATGGAAGAGGATGAAGCAGTGGATAATCTTGATGAGGAAATCAATGATCTTTCCATTCTGCTTATTGCTAAACAGCAGCCTGTAGCGACAGATCTGCGCAGAATTATGGTCGCGATTAAAATTTCGAATGAAATGGAGCGTATGGCCGATTTTGCCGTAAATATAGCGAAGTCTGCTATTCGTATTGGCGATGACCCTCTGATCAAGCCAATCGAGACCGTTAAACAAATGCACTCTATTGCAAGCAAGATGCTTTCCCTGTCCATTAAGGCATTTAATGAAGAAGATATCGTTTTGGCAAAAGAAGTGGCAGATATGGATGATGAAGTGGATAATTTATATGGTCAAACCATTAGAGAACTGCTGGAAATTACACAGGACAGCCGCGAATCGATGCCGCAAATTACGCAGCTTTTATTTGTAAGCCGGTATTTAGAGCGTTTCGCGGACCATGCAACAAATATATCCGAAAACATTTTCTATCTTGTAAAAGGCAGACATTACGATTTGAATAACTAA
- a CDS encoding helix-turn-helix domain containing protein: MEIVIVVLLIAAIAMLIYSFIKKDKVQEIEKDLDQLQLSAMQEIYKLKKKVKVLEEEILQDDIQSMSQEEQLDYHIEKKVVAKYKHGMTIDAIAKSENISEKQVQSIIKRNERVLT, from the coding sequence ATGGAAATTGTCATTGTGGTTCTGCTCATAGCGGCCATCGCTATGCTGATTTATTCTTTCATAAAAAAGGATAAGGTTCAGGAAATTGAAAAAGATTTGGACCAGCTTCAGCTTTCAGCTATGCAGGAAATATATAAGCTAAAGAAAAAAGTCAAAGTTCTGGAAGAGGAAATTCTGCAGGATGACATACAGTCTATGTCCCAGGAAGAACAGCTGGACTATCATATTGAGAAAAAGGTTGTGGCAAAGTATAAGCATGGTATGACAATTGACGCCATTGCAAAATCTGAGAATATCTCAGAAAAACAAGTACAATCGATTATTAAGCGGAATGAGAGGGTCTTAACATGA